One genomic window of Candidatus Zymogenaceae bacterium includes the following:
- a CDS encoding DMT family transporter, with translation MESERERRTGALLMLVGAALLWSTGGLLIKSVSWHPMAIAGMRGIIAGLLVLLVVRRPQFTWSAAQIGGGVAYAATVILFVLANKLTTAANAILLQFTAPIYVAIFGPWFVGERTTKFDWCIVLTVFLGIGLFFCDSLDTGGLVGNILAVVSGVTFAWVALFVRRQKKGSTLESLLIGNVLAALIGLPFMFTSMPDARSWTCLILLGVFQLGLSYILFVTAAKRVRALDSILITVLEPLLNPVWVFLLLGERPGKWALVGGGVVIVAVTVRGIIIARQDRDAALLRQQLPAPTGTPPENPPFPSDTKRNR, from the coding sequence ATGGAGTCTGAACGGGAACGACGGACGGGAGCGCTCCTCATGCTGGTGGGCGCGGCCCTGCTCTGGAGCACCGGGGGACTTCTGATCAAGTCGGTCTCGTGGCATCCCATGGCCATCGCCGGCATGCGGGGGATCATCGCGGGGCTTTTGGTGCTGTTGGTGGTCCGTCGGCCCCAGTTCACCTGGTCCGCGGCACAGATCGGAGGGGGCGTTGCCTATGCCGCCACGGTGATCCTCTTTGTACTGGCGAACAAGCTCACCACCGCCGCAAACGCCATCCTGCTCCAGTTCACCGCACCGATCTACGTGGCGATCTTCGGCCCCTGGTTCGTGGGCGAGCGCACCACAAAGTTCGACTGGTGCATCGTCCTGACGGTGTTTCTCGGCATTGGCCTGTTTTTCTGCGATTCCCTGGACACCGGGGGGCTTGTGGGGAACATTCTTGCCGTGGTGAGCGGCGTCACCTTTGCCTGGGTCGCGCTGTTTGTGCGCAGGCAGAAAAAGGGGTCAACCCTTGAATCCCTGCTCATCGGAAATGTCCTGGCGGCCCTCATCGGCCTTCCCTTCATGTTCACGTCCATGCCGGACGCTCGAAGCTGGACCTGCCTGATTCTCCTGGGTGTGTTCCAGTTGGGGCTTTCCTACATCCTTTTTGTGACCGCGGCGAAACGGGTGCGGGCCCTGGACTCCATCCTCATCACCGTGCTCGAGCCGCTTCTGAACCCGGTTTGGGTGTTTCTGCTCCTGGGCGAGCGCCCAGGCAAATGGGCCCTGGTCGGCGGGGGGGTCGTTATCGTTGCGGTGACCGTCCGTGGGATCATCATCGCCCGGCAGGACAGGGATGCGGCGCTGTTGCGCCAGCAATTGCCGGCGCCCACGGGGACGCCTCCGGAGAACCCGCCTTTCCCCTCGGATACAAAACGAAACCGATAA
- a CDS encoding glycosyltransferase family 39 protein encodes MEKRWYFYILILALLCTALYFPGLGVRDLWNPNEPNFAEAAREMMASGDYTVPTRNGEPLGMKPAPYYWLIIGSSYITGGLTETAARLPSALFGMLTVLVVFCLARRVMEDEWAFLAALIFATIPRIMWQARWVEADMTLLFFITLCLYLFLRGFESLDDKGKKRLFFILGYAAAAGAVLIKGLVGAVVPAVVIIAYLAVTRDPKKILKMEPILGPIVFLAIALPWYLAAGSHTSSTAGGEGYLYELVIRQNFVRFFSAFNHDEPIYYFIGIFFGDFAPYSLIFPASVVWAFKTRDEMPKGIMSFFLTWFFAVLIFFSLSDSKRTPYIMPLYPAAAVLTAWLVRAWIQDVLDGWYWVKVPAWIISISLAVSVVGCVIFLLNPWGIFSPLYLEAVEHGVGADMIRTMAVPALVLLGVCTAALIVSLARDRRRAWTVALALTLGVVMLYTQLKILPPIDEYKSAKPISEYIAAHLEDEDGFGGYSPDDDFIWYGYMFYTGRYIDLFNTPEDLASYYQRDSRVVVIMRDRYFEELPEDILEEIETVQPFQVGHKEMMLTSNEEL; translated from the coding sequence ATGGAAAAACGATGGTATTTCTATATTTTGATCCTTGCTCTCTTGTGCACGGCGCTCTATTTTCCGGGCCTGGGGGTCAGGGATCTGTGGAATCCGAACGAGCCGAACTTCGCGGAAGCCGCCAGGGAGATGATGGCGTCCGGCGACTATACGGTTCCCACCCGAAACGGCGAGCCTCTGGGAATGAAGCCCGCCCCCTATTACTGGTTGATCATCGGAAGCTCCTACATAACCGGGGGCCTCACGGAGACCGCCGCCCGCCTTCCCTCGGCCCTGTTCGGGATGCTGACGGTGCTTGTGGTCTTTTGCCTGGCCCGGCGGGTCATGGAGGACGAGTGGGCGTTTCTCGCGGCGCTCATCTTCGCCACCATTCCCCGTATCATGTGGCAGGCCCGATGGGTGGAGGCGGATATGACACTCCTTTTCTTCATCACCCTCTGTCTCTACTTGTTCCTTCGCGGATTCGAATCCCTGGACGACAAAGGCAAGAAGCGCCTGTTTTTCATCCTCGGATACGCCGCGGCGGCGGGTGCCGTGCTCATCAAGGGCCTTGTGGGCGCGGTGGTGCCCGCTGTGGTGATCATCGCGTATCTTGCAGTGACGAGGGATCCAAAAAAGATACTCAAGATGGAGCCGATTCTGGGTCCGATCGTCTTTCTGGCCATCGCCCTGCCGTGGTATCTCGCCGCGGGATCGCACACATCCTCCACCGCCGGGGGGGAGGGCTATCTCTACGAGCTGGTGATCCGCCAGAACTTCGTGCGGTTCTTCAGCGCCTTCAATCACGACGAGCCCATATACTATTTCATCGGGATATTCTTCGGCGATTTCGCCCCCTATTCACTCATCTTTCCCGCATCGGTGGTCTGGGCGTTTAAGACCAGAGACGAGATGCCCAAGGGGATCATGTCCTTTTTCCTCACCTGGTTCTTCGCGGTGCTCATTTTCTTTTCCCTGTCCGACTCCAAGCGCACCCCCTACATCATGCCGCTCTATCCCGCCGCCGCCGTCCTCACCGCCTGGCTGGTTCGGGCGTGGATTCAGGATGTGCTTGACGGGTGGTACTGGGTGAAGGTGCCGGCCTGGATCATCTCCATCAGCCTCGCCGTATCAGTGGTCGGCTGCGTGATCTTCCTGTTAAATCCGTGGGGGATCTTTTCGCCGCTCTACCTCGAAGCCGTGGAACACGGCGTCGGTGCCGACATGATCCGAACGATGGCCGTCCCCGCCCTGGTGCTCTTAGGCGTCTGTACTGCGGCGCTCATCGTATCCCTGGCACGGGACCGGCGCCGTGCGTGGACCGTGGCCCTGGCATTGACCCTGGGCGTTGTGATGCTCTACACCCAGTTGAAAATATTGCCGCCGATCGACGAGTATAAATCGGCAAAACCCATCTCGGAATATATCGCAGCCCACCTGGAAGATGAGGACGGCTTTGGTGGGTATTCCCCGGACGACGACTTCATCTGGTATGGCTACATGTTCTACACCGGTCGATACATCGACCTGTTCAACACCCCCGAGGACCTGGCGTCGTACTACCAGCGGGATAGTCGGGTCGTCGTCATCATGCGGGACAGGTATTTTGAAGAGCTTCCCGAAGATATTTTGGAAGAGATCGAGACGGTTCAACCCTTTCAAGTGGGCCACAAGGAAATGATGCTCACGTCCAACGAGGAGTTGTAA
- a CDS encoding phospholipid carrier-dependent glycosyltransferase: MKKTKLISEKTLILLALILYVIVYFSPLGIRPMISPDEPRYAEIAREMIDSSDWITAHLDGVRYLEKPVMGFWWIAIAMKVFGVNGFSARFPSALAAGLVGLLLFSLVRRKTGDRYGGLLASVIFLTFGMVYVLGTSCIPDTVFTLFVTATLTFFYFSHQQERFSKKLLFLSLAGVFFGLGFLTKGLVALVIVVLAVTPFMIWERRFIELLKLFWIPLVAAAVVALPWSILIHLTNSDFWHYFIWTSHIERFVGGSASTNLHSEPFWYYLPILLGGTAPWIILLPSVISGVKREDFTKPIFRFTLCWLIFPLLFFSVSSGKLGTYILPLLPAVAILFTIGLHSYIKSGHNKSFSYSTAFLGAVMWITLLYLIVSFFIHDPKFALFSRDELPKRVGAFVCVGLWMILLIRLYGAKKLKTAVFTFALAPLFLLVSSPLIFPDVVKEHKIPDGFYTEYCQNIEPDAMVLGYKHSAYVAAWYLKRDDIYFYINPGVLKYALAHDDQMDRVIDIDEFPVIVEEKSRTTPVYLFLNGYQYDRYLDKLPEPASIDIYGIFLILKF, from the coding sequence ATGAAAAAGACCAAATTGATATCAGAAAAGACTCTCATCTTGCTCGCTCTCATCCTCTATGTCATCGTCTATTTTTCCCCCTTGGGCATTCGTCCGATGATCTCCCCGGATGAACCACGGTATGCTGAAATCGCCCGCGAGATGATCGACTCCAGTGACTGGATCACGGCCCATTTGGACGGTGTTCGCTACCTGGAAAAGCCGGTCATGGGTTTCTGGTGGATCGCAATCGCCATGAAGGTCTTCGGCGTGAACGGCTTTTCGGCCCGCTTCCCCTCCGCGCTGGCTGCGGGCCTTGTCGGTCTGCTGCTGTTTTCCCTGGTTCGGCGCAAAACGGGAGATCGATACGGCGGCCTTCTTGCTTCGGTCATCTTCCTGACGTTCGGCATGGTTTATGTTCTGGGCACCTCCTGCATACCCGATACGGTTTTCACCCTCTTCGTCACCGCGACGCTCACCTTTTTTTACTTTTCGCATCAACAGGAAAGGTTCTCAAAGAAACTTCTTTTCCTTTCCCTCGCCGGCGTCTTTTTTGGACTCGGCTTCCTCACAAAGGGTCTCGTGGCGCTGGTGATAGTGGTCCTTGCGGTGACACCCTTCATGATATGGGAGCGCAGGTTTATTGAACTTTTGAAACTATTTTGGATCCCCCTCGTGGCGGCGGCCGTCGTCGCGCTGCCCTGGTCCATTCTCATCCATCTCACAAACAGCGACTTCTGGCACTACTTCATCTGGACTTCTCACATAGAGCGATTTGTCGGGGGGAGCGCCTCCACCAATCTTCATTCGGAGCCGTTCTGGTACTACCTCCCCATTCTATTAGGCGGTACGGCACCGTGGATCATCCTGCTGCCGTCCGTCATTTCAGGGGTGAAAAGAGAAGACTTCACAAAGCCGATATTCCGATTCACGCTGTGCTGGCTCATCTTTCCGCTCCTGTTCTTTTCCGTCTCCTCCGGCAAGCTGGGAACCTATATCCTTCCCCTGCTGCCGGCTGTGGCGATACTTTTTACCATCGGCCTTCACTCATATATCAAAAGCGGGCATAACAAATCCTTTTCCTACAGCACGGCGTTTCTGGGGGCGGTCATGTGGATAACGCTGCTCTACCTCATCGTTTCCTTCTTCATACACGATCCGAAATTCGCGCTTTTCTCGCGAGATGAATTGCCCAAACGTGTGGGGGCCTTCGTCTGTGTCGGCCTCTGGATGATCCTTCTCATCCGGTTATACGGGGCGAAAAAGTTGAAGACCGCCGTTTTTACATTCGCCCTCGCCCCGTTGTTTCTTTTGGTTTCATCCCCGTTGATCTTTCCGGATGTCGTCAAGGAGCACAAGATTCCGGATGGTTTCTATACCGAATACTGCCAAAACATCGAGCCGGACGCGATGGTCCTGGGCTACAAGCATTCCGCATACGTTGCGGCATGGTACCTCAAAAGAGACGATATTTATTTCTATATCAACCCCGGTGTGCTGAAATATGCGCTCGCCCATGACGATCAGATGGATCGCGTAATCGATATAGATGAGTTTCCCGTGATCGTCGAAGAAAAATCACGAACCACACCGGTCTATCTCTTTCTGAACGGCTATCAATATGATCGCTATCTCGACAAACTCCCGGAGCCGGCATCCATCGATATATACGGAATTTTTTTGATCTTGAAATTTTAG
- a CDS encoding isoprenylcysteine carboxylmethyltransferase family protein, which produces MRNLEKFEGDFLYAWYKLRGVLMTLPYVFAFFCIWNEHEHYSVFIFGLALVIAAFLLRLWAQLHLHYRLKVTKILTMTGPYTYVRNPIYISNIMLLAGYVLMSELVWLVPVSIFYGYIVYHIVVAYEEHHLQEKYGEPYTEYLERVPRWFPKISFHLKGEKPDGEWSRVRSFLLPSLRAEYQCLLIALIPLAKELLDYYSFIR; this is translated from the coding sequence ATGCGTAATCTGGAAAAATTCGAAGGAGACTTTCTGTATGCCTGGTACAAGCTCCGCGGAGTCTTGATGACACTTCCATACGTGTTCGCCTTTTTTTGCATATGGAACGAGCACGAGCACTATAGTGTTTTTATCTTCGGCCTGGCGCTTGTCATCGCGGCGTTCTTGTTGCGCCTGTGGGCCCAGCTTCACCTGCATTACCGCCTGAAGGTGACAAAAATCCTGACGATGACCGGCCCCTACACATATGTGAGAAATCCGATATATATCTCCAATATCATGCTGCTTGCGGGATATGTGCTGATGTCGGAACTGGTGTGGCTCGTTCCGGTCAGCATCTTCTACGGATACATCGTGTACCACATCGTTGTGGCATACGAGGAACATCACCTGCAGGAGAAGTACGGCGAGCCGTATACGGAATACCTTGAACGGGTGCCTCGCTGGTTTCCGAAAATATCCTTTCACCTGAAAGGCGAAAAGCCGGATGGTGAATGGTCGCGTGTACGTTCCTTCCTCCTTCCGTCCCTCAGGGCGGAGTATCAGTGTCTCTTGATCGCACTGATCCCCCTGGCAAAAGAGCTGCTGGATTATTATAGTTTCATCCGCTGA
- a CDS encoding response regulator transcription factor, producing MKVLLIEDDETIASFIVKGIKECGYLVEHATRGDDGLDLALNESYDIAIIDIMLPRRDGLSIIREMRKKNILTPVIILSARGTVENRVQGLRIGADDYLTKPFSISELIARIQALLRRASGMAGPTVLTAGDLTMNLETRVVTRDGMPVELKPKEFALLEFLMYNRSRVVSKKMIMDHVWDYAVGIGANVIESHISRLRSKIDRDEEKKLIHTVPGVGYVFEERNLE from the coding sequence GTGAAAGTGCTTCTTATTGAAGACGACGAGACGATCGCCTCATTTATCGTCAAGGGGATAAAAGAGTGCGGGTACCTTGTCGAGCACGCAACGCGCGGCGATGACGGTCTTGATCTTGCACTGAACGAATCCTATGATATCGCGATTATTGACATCATGCTCCCAAGGCGTGACGGCCTGTCCATCATACGTGAAATGCGCAAAAAGAATATTTTGACCCCGGTTATCATCCTGAGCGCCCGGGGCACCGTGGAGAACCGGGTACAGGGCCTGAGAATCGGCGCCGACGACTATCTCACCAAGCCGTTCTCAATATCGGAGCTGATCGCCCGCATACAGGCGCTGCTGCGGCGGGCGTCCGGCATGGCGGGTCCCACCGTCCTGACGGCGGGCGATCTCACGATGAATCTTGAAACACGGGTCGTCACCAGAGACGGTATGCCTGTTGAATTGAAACCGAAGGAGTTCGCCCTGCTGGAGTTTTTAATGTACAACAGGTCCCGGGTTGTTTCGAAAAAAATGATCATGGATCATGTGTGGGATTATGCCGTCGGAATAGGGGCGAATGTTATCGAGTCGCATATATCGCGTCTGAGAAGCAAAATAGATCGAGACGAAGAAAAAAAATTGATTCACACGGTACCGGGTGTCGGGTATGTTTTTGAAGAGAGAAATCTTGAATAA
- a CDS encoding HAMP domain-containing histidine kinase — MNKRTVSFRMTVLFVTIFFLALVTVLLLMYIAMSRTTQMIVDDLLSLEAGEFEVIYKMRGIDGLRDMLIAESASEGTENTFYIILSPDMEVLISTDTTSFEHIIEDDRIPMEFLAGIQPGEERFVTLYNEPKREYVRLYMKKYDDGIVLEMGETMWAERMLVQMIRNIFLISSLSILFVGTIVFWNIMKRTMKGVNEITTTVSNIGRDDLVSRVPLAHRGAEIDNLAEAFNRMLERIAVLIGEMQDITNNVAHYLRTPIARIRGTAETVYFNEDSVIEEKDSIGAIIQECDRLTMMIQVMLEIASIESATGGNFEGPIDVNVILEEIFDLFLPLAESNDIRFEHEYSGEKLTILGNSTMLLGAVANLVDNAVKFTPPNGSVIVRSRMVDGMAEISVSDTGNGISREDRPHIFEKFYRGGDVGDTVGNGLGLSFVQAVARRYNGMVRIDDTEATGTTFTLVFPLLTEHEE, encoded by the coding sequence TTGAATAAGAGAACGGTCTCCTTTCGAATGACGGTTCTCTTTGTGACGATATTTTTCCTTGCACTTGTGACGGTGTTACTTCTTATGTATATCGCCATGTCTCGTACCACCCAGATGATCGTGGACGATCTTCTGAGTCTTGAGGCGGGTGAGTTTGAAGTGATTTACAAAATGAGAGGGATTGACGGTTTGAGGGACATGCTCATTGCCGAATCGGCATCAGAGGGAACGGAAAACACGTTTTATATTATTCTATCGCCGGATATGGAGGTCCTTATTTCGACTGATACGACGTCATTTGAACATATCATCGAGGATGACCGGATACCGATGGAGTTTCTCGCGGGGATACAACCGGGAGAGGAACGATTCGTAACCCTCTATAATGAGCCGAAACGGGAATATGTCAGATTGTATATGAAGAAATATGACGACGGGATAGTCCTGGAGATGGGAGAGACCATGTGGGCGGAACGGATGTTGGTTCAAATGATACGAAATATTTTTCTCATATCATCTCTGTCTATTCTTTTTGTCGGAACGATTGTGTTCTGGAATATCATGAAGCGAACGATGAAGGGTGTCAATGAAATTACCACAACGGTTTCAAACATCGGCCGAGATGATCTTGTCTCCCGGGTTCCGCTGGCACACAGGGGAGCGGAAATCGACAACCTGGCCGAGGCATTCAACCGAATGCTGGAGCGGATAGCGGTGCTCATCGGTGAAATGCAGGACATAACCAACAATGTCGCTCATTATTTGCGTACACCGATAGCCCGTATACGAGGTACGGCTGAAACCGTCTATTTCAATGAAGACTCCGTCATAGAGGAGAAAGACTCCATCGGTGCGATCATCCAGGAATGCGATCGTCTCACGATGATGATTCAGGTCATGCTGGAAATCGCCTCGATCGAGTCCGCAACGGGAGGAAATTTCGAAGGTCCGATTGATGTGAATGTCATTCTTGAGGAGATATTTGATCTCTTTCTGCCGTTGGCCGAAAGTAATGATATACGGTTTGAACATGAGTATTCGGGAGAGAAACTTACTATCTTGGGTAATTCGACCATGCTATTGGGTGCGGTGGCGAATCTCGTCGACAATGCCGTAAAATTTACGCCGCCGAATGGTTCGGTGATTGTCAGATCCCGTATGGTTGACGGGATGGCTGAAATATCTGTTTCGGATACAGGCAATGGCATCTCCCGTGAGGACAGGCCCCATATTTTCGAGAAATTTTACCGGGGCGGCGACGTGGGGGATACTGTCGGGAACGGTCTGGGACTTTCTTTCGTTCAGGCTGTGGCCCGCAGATATAACGGTATGGTGCGTATCGACGATACAGAAGCAACGGGCACAACATTTACGCTGGTGTTTCCCTTACTAACGGAGCACGAGGAATGA